The DNA segment CACCTAAGCGAGTGGTTCGCCCGCGTCGAGCAACGACCCGCGGTACAGCGCGGCATTCGCCTACCAGAGCCTGCAACAGGCGCCTGACTCCACCTGCAAGGAATCGCCATGAACGACATGACCCAGTTCAACCCAGCCGCTGTCACTCGCGGCGCCAATGCTTCGGCATTCGCCGATCACCCTGGCTACCGGCGCATGTTCGCCCCGGACCAACTGACCCTGGGGATCTTCTTGCCGCTGCGCTTCTATGCAGGCGACATGGCCGTGCTCGAAGGACAGGCGCAGCTGGTCAGCACGATCGATCGCCTGGGCTTCGCCGCCACCTGGGTGCGCGATGTACCGCTGTTCGATCCGGGGTTCGGCGATGCCGGGCAAGTGTTCGATCCATTCGTCTATCTCGCCTATCTGGCCGCGCACACGCGGCAGATTGCACTGGCGACGGGCAGTGCGATCTTTTCCTTGCGCCACCCCATCGAACTGGCCAAGTCGGCGGTGAGCATCGATAGGTTATCTGGCGGCCGATTGGTGCTGGGCATCGCCTCCGGGGATCGTGCGGTGGAATTCCCCGCCTATGGCCTGGCACATGAGACACGCGGCGAGCGCTTTGCGCAGTCGGTGGACTACTTCCGTCAACTGCTGGCGAACACCCCGCCCAGCATTGAGTCACCCCTGGGGCAGTTGAGCGACGCGTTCCTGCTGCCCAAGCCAGTCACCGGCCGCATTCCGCTGATCGTCACCGGCTCATCGCGCCAATCGATGCACTGGCTGGGCGAGCAGGCCGATGGCTGGCTGACTTACCCCGAGGCCACCCACAACGTGATGGGACCGCGGCGCCTGGCAGAGAAGATCCGCGCCTGGCGCGAAGCGATTCCCGGCGGCGGTTTCCGCCCGCACATGACCAACGAATGGATTGATCTGGCGGAGGATCCGAACTTTCCACGTACGCCGTTGCAAGGTGGCTATGTACTGAAGACAGGGCGCAACGGGCTGATCGAATTGCTCGGTGAATGGCAGGCTGCCGGGGTCAACCATGCAGCCTTGGGTATGCAGATGGCACGCCGACCCGCGGCCGAGATCATCGAGGAACTGGGGCAGGACGTGCTGCCCCTGTTCCCGTCATTGTCCGGCCCGCCACCGCTGGCCCAGCAATGGTAGCTTGAGTCAGGCAGCCAGGCGCCCGCTGGCAATCGCCTCGGACGCCGCCAGCATCGCCCGCAACAACACCGCGCAGCCTGCCGCCAAATCCTCGGGCGTGGCGTTCTCGATCTCGTTGTGGCTGATGCCATTTTCACAGGGCACGAAGATCATTCCCGCCGGGCCTAGCTCGGCGAGGAAGATAGCGTCATGCCCTGCCCCACTGACGATGTCCATGTGCGGCAGGCCAAGCGTGCGCGCCGAGTCGCGCACCGCGTCCACGCAACTGCGGTCGAAATACAGCGCGGGGAAATCTGCGGTTGGGGTCAGCTCGTAGCTCAAGCCGTGCTTGGCACAGGTAGCCTCGATCACCTCACGCACCTCGACGATCATCGCGTCCAATTGATCGCCTTGCAGATGACGCAAATCCAGGGTCATGCGCACTTCCCCCGGAATGACGTTACGCGAGCCCGGATACGCTTGCAGGCATCCAACCGTACCGCACGCGTGGGGCTGATGGCCGAGCGCAGTGCGGTTGACCGCCTCGACCACCGCCGCAGCGCCGACCAGGGCGTCCTTGCGCAAATGCATGGGCGTGGGGCCGGCATGCGCTTCGACGCCACGCAGGCTCAGGTCGAACCACTTCTGTCCGAGGGCGCCGAGCACCACGCCGATGGTCTTGGCCTGGTCCTCAAGAATCGGTCCCTGTTCGATGTGCGCTTCGAAGTAGGCGCCCACCGGATGGCCAAGCACGGCACGCGGGCCGGCATAGCCGATGGCGTTGAGCGCATCGCCCACTGTCACGCCTTGCGCGTCGGTCTTGGCCAGGGTCTGCTCGAGGGTGAACTTACCGGCGAACACGCCCGAGCCCATCATGCAGGGGGGGAAGCGCGAGCCTTCTTCGTTGGTCCACACCACCACTTCCAGCGGCGCCTCGGTTTCCACGCCGAGGTCGTTGAGGGTGCGGATCACCTCTAGCCCCGCCATCACGCCAAAGCAACCGTCGAACTTGCCGCCGGTAGGCTGGGTGTCGATGTGGCTGCCGGTCATTACCGGCGGCAGCTTGGGATTGCGCCCCGGGCGGCGGGCGAAGATGTTGCCGATGCCGTCGATGCTGACGCTGCAGCCGGCCGCTTGGCACCACTGCACGAACAGGTCGCGGGCCTGGCGATCGAGGTCGGTCAACGCCAGGCGACAGACGCCGCCCTTGGCGGTAGCGCCGAGGCGCGCGAGGTCCATCAAAGATTGCCACAGGCGGGCGCTGTCGACGTGGCGGTCGGTGGATTGCAGGACATCCTTGGCAGGATTCATGGTCATCTCCTCTGGCTTTTTTCTGCTGACACGCATGGGTTGTCGAGTGGGGCTTGTTCGCGGGCAAGCCCGCACAGGCTGAACGCTGATCCGAACATCACGCCAAGCCCTGTGGGGGCTTGCCCGCGAACAGACCAGCGCGGTTGCTCAGGGCACAGGTTTAGCCAGCCGTGCCGGACTGCGAGCTGCGATGCCACCGAGGACGTAGTACAGCGCCCCACCCAGCAGCGACCCGGTAAACCAGCCGTAGTCATAGAACCAACTGAAGCTAGTATTGCCGATAGCCATCACGGTAAGCGCCACCGGTAGCGCGAAGGCGGCAAAACCCGCCCAGTTCCAGGCCGGGTAAACGTCGTCGCGGTACAACCCGGCAAGGTCCAGCTGCTGACGGCGGATCAGGAAGTAGTCCACCACCATGATCCCGGCAATCGGCCCGAGCAGGCTGGAGTAGCCCAGCAGCCAGTTGGAATAGACGCTCTCAAGGCTCAGCTCGGAAACGATCCAGCCGAGCTTTTTCAGCAGTTCATGGCCCATCAGCAGCAACCCGATCACCCCGGTCAGCAGCACCGCCCGAGTGCGCCCGATCAAGCGGGGGGCGATGTTCTGGAAGTCGTTGGTAGGCGAGACGATGTTCGCTGCGGTGTTGGTCGAAAGCGTGGCGATCACGATCAAGGCCATGGCCAATGCGACCCAGCCTGGGCTCTGGATACGGCCGATCAGGCTGACCGGATCGGACACGGTTTCCCCCACCAGCGAGGCCGAGGCGGCGGTCATCACCACCCCCAGGGCGGCGAACAGGAACATGGTCAGCGGCAGGCCGAAAATCTGCCCGAGGATCTGGTCTTTCTGGCTCTTGGCATAGCGGCTGAAGTCGGGAATGTTCAGCGACAGTGTGGCCCAGAAGCCGACCATCGCCGTTAACCCCGCGCAGAAGTAACTGACCACGCTGGCGCCCTCTGGACGCTTGGGTGGTTGCGCCAGCAGCTCGGTCATCGACATGTGCGGCAGGGCCCAGAACAGCAGGCCGAAACCGACTGCCACCAACAGCGGCGCAGACAGCGTTTCCAGCCACTTGATCGACTCGGCGCCACGCAGCACCACCCACAGGTTGAGCGCCCAGAAGATCATGAAACCCAGCACCTCGCCGGTGCCGGCCAAGGCCTTCCAGCCGTCGAACACCGAGCCCAGGAACAGGTGAATGGCCAAGCCGCCGAACATGGTCTGGATGCCGAACCAGCCGCAGGCGACCACCGCACGAATCAGGCACGGCACGTTGGAGCCGAGAATCCCGAACGAGGAGCGCAACAGCACTGGGAAGGGAATGCCATATTTGGTCCCTGGGAAGGCGTTGAGGGTCAGCGGGATCAATACGATGAGGTTGGCCAGCAGGATCGCCAGCAACGCCTCGCCCACGCTCAAGCCGAAGTAGGCGGTCAGCACGCCGCCCAGGGTGTAGGTCGGCACACAGATGGACATCCCCACCCACAAGGCGGTGATGTGCCACTTGTTCCAGGTGCGCTGGTGCACCTTGGTGGGGGCCATGTCGTGGTTGTAGCGGGGGCTGTCGAGGACGTCGCTGCCAGCATTGAGCTCGCACAGACCATCCTTTTCGATCACTTCCGATCTGCTCGGTTGCATGGGGCCTTCTCCAGATTTTCTTTTAGTTTTTCGCTCATCGGGCTAATGCGATGGCCGGAGTACACACACCACCAGTACTGCACCTGTGGCCCGGC comes from the Pseudomonas urmiensis genome and includes:
- a CDS encoding NCS1 family nucleobase:cation symporter-1, with translation MQPSRSEVIEKDGLCELNAGSDVLDSPRYNHDMAPTKVHQRTWNKWHITALWVGMSICVPTYTLGGVLTAYFGLSVGEALLAILLANLIVLIPLTLNAFPGTKYGIPFPVLLRSSFGILGSNVPCLIRAVVACGWFGIQTMFGGLAIHLFLGSVFDGWKALAGTGEVLGFMIFWALNLWVVLRGAESIKWLETLSAPLLVAVGFGLLFWALPHMSMTELLAQPPKRPEGASVVSYFCAGLTAMVGFWATLSLNIPDFSRYAKSQKDQILGQIFGLPLTMFLFAALGVVMTAASASLVGETVSDPVSLIGRIQSPGWVALAMALIVIATLSTNTAANIVSPTNDFQNIAPRLIGRTRAVLLTGVIGLLLMGHELLKKLGWIVSELSLESVYSNWLLGYSSLLGPIAGIMVVDYFLIRRQQLDLAGLYRDDVYPAWNWAGFAAFALPVALTVMAIGNTSFSWFYDYGWFTGSLLGGALYYVLGGIAARSPARLAKPVP
- a CDS encoding Zn-dependent hydrolase; the protein is MNPAKDVLQSTDRHVDSARLWQSLMDLARLGATAKGGVCRLALTDLDRQARDLFVQWCQAAGCSVSIDGIGNIFARRPGRNPKLPPVMTGSHIDTQPTGGKFDGCFGVMAGLEVIRTLNDLGVETEAPLEVVVWTNEEGSRFPPCMMGSGVFAGKFTLEQTLAKTDAQGVTVGDALNAIGYAGPRAVLGHPVGAYFEAHIEQGPILEDQAKTIGVVLGALGQKWFDLSLRGVEAHAGPTPMHLRKDALVGAAAVVEAVNRTALGHQPHACGTVGCLQAYPGSRNVIPGEVRMTLDLRHLQGDQLDAMIVEVREVIEATCAKHGLSYELTPTADFPALYFDRSCVDAVRDSARTLGLPHMDIVSGAGHDAIFLAELGPAGMIFVPCENGISHNEIENATPEDLAAGCAVLLRAMLAASEAIASGRLAA
- a CDS encoding LLM class oxidoreductase; amino-acid sequence: MNDMTQFNPAAVTRGANASAFADHPGYRRMFAPDQLTLGIFLPLRFYAGDMAVLEGQAQLVSTIDRLGFAATWVRDVPLFDPGFGDAGQVFDPFVYLAYLAAHTRQIALATGSAIFSLRHPIELAKSAVSIDRLSGGRLVLGIASGDRAVEFPAYGLAHETRGERFAQSVDYFRQLLANTPPSIESPLGQLSDAFLLPKPVTGRIPLIVTGSSRQSMHWLGEQADGWLTYPEATHNVMGPRRLAEKIRAWREAIPGGGFRPHMTNEWIDLAEDPNFPRTPLQGGYVLKTGRNGLIELLGEWQAAGVNHAALGMQMARRPAAEIIEELGQDVLPLFPSLSGPPPLAQQW